A section of the Dehalobacter sp. DCM genome encodes:
- a CDS encoding Wadjet anti-phage system protein JetD domain-containing protein — MSTKWSDPKWIREELNKKWESGRILRSIFEQDDLFPLQISLKKPLRNEVNENFAEISRWIKLLKDHCKEKIGFGYELIEKEMVLRQAGRNQMPTHAIIPTVQDALRLIKKEYEANRFVELSRVIQSSWPNLDEWIGKYPHKVLDVGNEWSGILAVLTWFYDHPRCGLYMRQLDIPGIDTKFIEQRKGIITELLNIILPEDVIEKNVPSFEQRYGLRVKPVTVRLRMLDQEQYIFGLSDMIIPVEQLALLNPPVSRVFITENEINGLCFPDVRSSMVIFGLGYGVDVLKAVPWLKEKEIYYWGDIDTHGFSMLDQVRSFLPQTRSMLMDERILLNHHHLWSVEEKPFFGQLTRLTADEYKLLCLLQGNSWGRGVRLEQERVSFQQVRDVIEIIIPR; from the coding sequence ATGTCAACCAAGTGGTCTGATCCAAAGTGGATTCGGGAGGAATTAAACAAAAAATGGGAATCAGGACGTATTCTGCGCTCAATATTCGAACAAGATGATTTATTTCCGCTTCAGATATCTCTGAAAAAACCACTGCGAAATGAGGTTAACGAGAATTTCGCAGAAATCTCCAGATGGATCAAATTACTAAAAGATCATTGCAAAGAGAAAATTGGTTTTGGATATGAATTAATCGAAAAAGAAATGGTTCTACGGCAAGCCGGGCGCAACCAAATGCCTACACATGCTATTATTCCGACAGTGCAGGATGCCTTGCGGTTGATTAAAAAAGAATACGAAGCGAATAGGTTTGTGGAACTTTCCCGAGTGATTCAATCATCGTGGCCAAATTTAGATGAATGGATTGGTAAATATCCTCATAAAGTGCTTGATGTAGGTAATGAATGGAGCGGAATTCTGGCAGTGCTGACATGGTTCTATGATCATCCCCGATGCGGCTTATATATGCGGCAGCTAGATATTCCGGGGATAGATACTAAGTTTATTGAACAGCGAAAAGGAATTATAACGGAACTATTAAATATCATTCTACCAGAAGATGTGATTGAGAAGAATGTCCCTTCTTTTGAACAGCGTTATGGATTACGGGTTAAGCCAGTAACGGTCAGATTGCGTATGTTGGATCAAGAACAGTATATTTTTGGTCTTTCAGATATGATAATCCCGGTTGAACAATTAGCGCTATTGAACCCGCCGGTATCCAGAGTTTTTATTACCGAAAATGAAATCAATGGATTGTGCTTTCCGGATGTCAGGAGCAGTATGGTAATTTTCGGGTTAGGTTACGGTGTGGATGTACTAAAGGCTGTTCCCTGGTTAAAAGAGAAGGAAATCTATTATTGGGGCGATATTGATACCCACGGGTTTTCCATGTTGGATCAAGTTCGAAGTTTTTTACCGCAAACTCGATCCATGCTTATGGACGAAAGGATTCTGCTTAATCATCATCATTTATGGAGTGTGGAAGAAAAACCTTTTTTCGGCCAACTAACTCGGTTAACGGCTGATGAGTATAAGCTTCTTTGCTTGCTTCAAGGGAATTCATGGGGCAGGGGTGTCCGGCTAGAGCAGGAGCGGGTTTCTTTTCAGCAGGTAAGAGATGTGATAGAAATTATTATCCCTAGATAA
- a CDS encoding ATP-binding protein has product MSLFNLEQDPGMLFGATPGFRLSKLEVFNWGTFDGKVWCFTPQGQTALLTGDVGSGKSTLVDALTTLLVSPRKVAYNKAADASAKERSITSYVRGYFGQKRSAEGSGQPDSLRDPNHYTVILATFQDQGLSQYVTLAQFFWFQDPQKLPVRFYVVADKEMAIAKDFSKFDKDVRILKKRLKNSDRVYVFEDYTRYAESFRRKFGIEQEQALDLFQQTISMKKVEALTDFVRANMLEAPNTNEDVEKLINHFHDLNCAHEAVIKAKNQIQKLNPIVEQGGLYGQLNQKQNLLTSARRALGPWFAEQMVVLLTEKMTNLERELALATAAREQAEVIKGNIEINISDIEKEIYSNGGSALEALKKEIENCQKTLERVRKDLQNYTKLAQVLKLPLPTSLEIFVNNRQKLPELKSAEEKLRGTLKEDLETALTEKNEADRELKKVTAELESLRSRKSSVPREFIEKRKQLCESLHIAEEELPFVGELLEVRAEEGSWEGAIERLMHNFGLSMLVPEEHYPSVLQWVDRTSLGMRLVYYRVQFEKVQPFSGHRNPLAVSEKLNIKTDSPFGIWLTRELQQRFAHICCEDMDQFRREQQAITKAGQIKANGSRHEKDDRHNINDRKRYILGFSNQKKIAALEEMERNLIEEVQFYGAEANDIHERQNAGQTRLNAINDLDSITNFSDIDSGPIEKEIADKEKRKSELEQESDILQGLQRQLKDLKKQKSDQEAIFDDARKNEITLENKLKEIIQEKERNVHIASEASPGMREQEYPFLKKHAATALQNSKLTSENAKTLERNYSDWIDRERETLDKEIDRLKGRIIRSMSEYNNSYPEETKEVVSDIETLPEYERMLAQLEKDGLPKFELRFKQLLHENTINQIALFQAKLKQEQDTIKNRIEQINGSLSTIDYNEGRYIRLEYDETYDSDIKDFRVQLKACTEGALTGSEDEQYAEAKFLQVKTIIERFRGRPGETDSDARWTKKVIDVRNWFLFAASERWRETDEEYEHYTDSGGKSGGQKEKLAYTILAASLVYHFGLEGQDSRPQSFRFVVIDEAFLKSSDESARFGLELFRKLDLQLLIVTPLLKIPTIAQFIAHVGFVHHDDVKHQSMLRNISIEEYERERKVREAAHYVNQVV; this is encoded by the coding sequence ATGAGTTTGTTTAATCTTGAACAAGATCCAGGAATGCTATTCGGAGCTACGCCAGGATTCCGTTTATCCAAGCTTGAGGTATTCAATTGGGGTACTTTTGATGGGAAAGTCTGGTGCTTTACCCCACAAGGACAAACAGCACTGTTAACCGGTGATGTTGGTTCAGGTAAATCGACGCTGGTCGATGCTTTGACGACGCTTTTGGTATCACCAAGGAAAGTCGCCTACAACAAAGCAGCCGATGCCAGTGCGAAAGAACGGTCGATCACTTCTTATGTACGCGGCTATTTCGGACAGAAAAGAAGTGCTGAAGGATCGGGTCAACCCGATTCCTTGCGAGATCCCAATCATTATACGGTCATCTTAGCCACATTTCAGGATCAAGGTTTGTCTCAGTATGTTACGTTAGCGCAATTCTTCTGGTTTCAGGACCCGCAAAAACTTCCTGTTCGTTTTTATGTCGTAGCAGATAAGGAAATGGCAATTGCTAAAGATTTTTCGAAGTTTGATAAGGATGTCCGGATTCTGAAAAAGCGTCTTAAGAATAGTGACAGGGTGTATGTGTTTGAGGATTATACCCGGTATGCTGAATCATTTCGCCGGAAATTTGGCATTGAGCAAGAGCAGGCTTTGGACTTGTTCCAACAGACGATTTCCATGAAGAAGGTTGAGGCGCTGACAGATTTTGTGCGGGCCAATATGCTGGAGGCTCCTAATACAAATGAGGATGTAGAAAAACTGATTAATCACTTTCATGATTTGAACTGTGCGCATGAAGCTGTGATAAAAGCAAAAAATCAGATTCAGAAGTTAAACCCGATTGTTGAACAGGGCGGCCTTTACGGTCAGCTGAATCAGAAACAGAATTTGCTAACCAGCGCACGCCGTGCACTGGGACCGTGGTTTGCCGAGCAGATGGTTGTCTTACTGACTGAAAAGATGACCAATCTTGAGCGAGAGTTGGCTTTGGCCACGGCAGCACGTGAACAGGCAGAAGTGATCAAGGGCAATATTGAGATAAATATTAGTGATATTGAGAAAGAAATTTATTCAAATGGCGGCAGTGCACTTGAAGCGCTAAAAAAAGAAATTGAAAATTGCCAAAAAACACTTGAACGTGTTCGGAAGGATCTGCAAAATTATACGAAGCTGGCTCAGGTATTGAAACTGCCTTTACCCACATCTTTGGAGATCTTCGTGAATAACCGTCAAAAACTGCCGGAATTAAAGTCTGCCGAAGAAAAACTACGGGGGACGTTAAAGGAAGACCTCGAGACGGCTCTAACAGAAAAGAATGAAGCAGATCGGGAATTGAAAAAAGTGACGGCAGAACTTGAGTCGCTGCGTTCCCGAAAATCCAGTGTACCCCGGGAATTTATTGAGAAACGGAAACAGCTCTGCGAAAGTCTACATATTGCCGAAGAGGAACTGCCATTTGTGGGTGAACTGCTCGAAGTTAGAGCGGAAGAAGGGAGCTGGGAAGGCGCAATTGAAAGATTGATGCACAACTTTGGTCTATCCATGTTGGTTCCGGAAGAGCATTATCCCTCTGTCCTGCAGTGGGTGGACCGAACATCTCTGGGAATGCGGTTGGTTTATTATCGGGTTCAATTTGAGAAGGTCCAGCCTTTTTCCGGGCATCGCAATCCTTTGGCAGTTTCGGAAAAACTCAATATAAAAACGGATTCGCCATTTGGCATTTGGCTGACCAGAGAACTACAGCAACGCTTTGCGCATATCTGCTGCGAGGATATGGACCAATTCCGCCGTGAACAGCAAGCAATTACCAAGGCGGGCCAGATAAAAGCCAATGGGAGCCGCCATGAAAAAGATGACCGGCACAACATCAATGATCGCAAGCGTTATATCTTAGGATTTTCGAATCAGAAAAAAATTGCTGCCCTGGAAGAAATGGAACGGAATTTAATAGAAGAGGTTCAATTCTACGGGGCGGAAGCAAACGATATTCATGAGCGCCAGAACGCCGGGCAGACGCGGTTGAATGCCATCAATGACTTGGACAGTATTACGAACTTTTCAGACATTGATAGTGGACCAATCGAGAAGGAGATCGCAGATAAAGAGAAAAGAAAGTCGGAACTAGAGCAGGAAAGTGATATACTCCAAGGGCTTCAAAGGCAGTTGAAAGATCTAAAGAAGCAAAAGTCCGACCAGGAAGCAATTTTCGACGATGCTCGAAAAAACGAGATAACGTTGGAAAATAAGCTTAAGGAGATAATTCAGGAGAAAGAACGCAATGTACATATCGCCAGTGAAGCTTCACCAGGTATGCGCGAACAGGAATATCCGTTTTTGAAGAAGCACGCAGCAACGGCTTTACAGAATAGTAAACTGACATCGGAAAATGCGAAAACGCTGGAACGAAACTATTCTGATTGGATTGATCGAGAGCGCGAAACACTTGACAAAGAGATTGACCGGCTAAAGGGTAGGATCATTAGATCGATGTCGGAGTACAATAACAGCTATCCTGAAGAAACCAAAGAGGTCGTTTCCGATATCGAGACTCTCCCAGAATATGAACGTATGTTGGCACAGCTTGAAAAAGACGGATTGCCGAAATTTGAATTGCGCTTTAAACAGTTACTGCATGAAAACACCATTAATCAGATTGCTCTATTTCAAGCAAAATTAAAACAAGAACAAGATACCATTAAGAACCGGATCGAACAGATCAATGGATCTCTCAGCACTATTGACTATAATGAGGGACGGTATATCCGGTTGGAATATGATGAAACCTATGATTCCGATATTAAGGATTTTCGAGTACAGCTTAAAGCCTGCACCGAAGGCGCTTTGACTGGCTCAGAAGATGAACAATACGCTGAAGCCAAGTTTTTACAGGTCAAGACCATAATCGAGCGTTTCCGAGGCAGACCCGGAGAGACTGACAGCGATGCGCGCTGGACTAAAAAAGTAATTGATGTGCGCAATTGGTTCTTATTTGCCGCTTCGGAAAGATGGCGCGAGACCGATGAAGAATATGAGCATTATACCGATTCCGGCGGCAAATCTGGGGGACAAAAGGAAAAACTGGCCTATACCATATTAGCGGCAAGCTTGGTTTACCATTTTGGTCTGGAAGGGCAGGATAGCAGGCCGCAATCCTTCCGCTTTGTTGTGATCGATGAAGCCTTTTTGAAAAGTTCGGATGAATCGGCACGTTTTGGGCTGGAACTGTTTCGAAAGCTCGATCTTCAGCTCCTGATCGTGACACCGTTACTCAAGATACCCACGATCGCGCAATTCATTGCCCATGTCGGCTTTGTGCATCATGATGATGTGAAGCATCAATCCATGCTTCGCAATATCTCAATTGAGGAATATGAGCGTGAACGAAAAGTCCGGGAGGCAGCGCATTATGTCAACCAAGTGGTCTGA
- a CDS encoding DUF4194 domain-containing protein, with the protein MSQLDDFAFSRTLVALFKNVVFKEAEPEHWKVITDQKNRIEDYVSKIGLTLIVDEMDGYGYLKQRSYGEGEEEIPRLVPRHALSYPVSLLLVLLRKQLLEFDSTTGDQRLIVTKQQIVERMSLFLKDTTNEAKLVGDIDKHMERVEKMGFLRRLRGSEDSFEVQRILRSFVNAEWLNNFNERLGAYQRYAGGEFKEEE; encoded by the coding sequence ATGAGTCAATTGGATGATTTCGCGTTTTCACGGACTTTGGTGGCACTTTTTAAAAATGTCGTGTTTAAAGAAGCGGAGCCGGAACACTGGAAAGTGATTACTGATCAAAAAAACAGAATAGAAGATTATGTGAGCAAGATCGGGTTGACACTGATTGTAGACGAGATGGACGGTTACGGGTATTTGAAGCAGCGATCATATGGAGAAGGTGAAGAGGAGATCCCACGCTTGGTGCCCCGTCACGCGCTGAGTTATCCGGTTAGTCTCCTGTTAGTTCTGCTGCGGAAACAATTGTTGGAGTTTGATTCGACAACCGGAGATCAGCGACTCATTGTAACCAAGCAGCAAATCGTCGAACGAATGAGTTTATTCTTGAAGGACACAACGAACGAAGCGAAACTTGTAGGAGATATAGATAAACATATGGAGCGTGTTGAAAAGATGGGTTTCTTACGCCGCTTGCGAGGCAGCGAAGACAGTTTCGAAGTGCAACGTATTCTCCGTAGTTTTGTCAATGCTGAGTGGCTGAACAATTTCAACGAGCGGCTGGGTGCGTATCAACGGTATGCCGGCGGTGAATTCAAGGAAGAGGAGTAG
- the argJ gene encoding bifunctional glutamate N-acetyltransferase/amino-acid acetyltransferase ArgJ produces the protein MWKQIDGGISAPLGFFACGVQAEIKYKDKYDLALIVSDVPASASGVYTRNVVKAHPLVLTENHLQKGKAQAVVVNSGNANACMGEIGDQAAMEMVKKTAQELGLSPEDIVVSSTGVIGQPLPLEKVVPGIHLAAEKIASLKGSNDTGAKMEAAHHAALAIMTTDTMVKEMAFELECAKGSIKLGIIAKGSGMIHPNMGTMLGFITTDAKVEASALKSLLKEATDESFNMVTVDGDTSTNDMVVMLANGMSGIQPEGTDWENFSAMVRHACCLMAQAIARDGEGASKFIEAKVTGAASLDAARQIARSICGSNLVKSAMYGEDANWGRILAAAGYSGATFDPKQADIYLNGLQVAAHGQGLAFSENDAAALLKKADIVVEVVLGDGDYSAVAWGCDLTHKYIDINADYRT, from the coding sequence ATGTGGAAGCAGATTGATGGCGGAATTTCCGCACCGCTTGGTTTTTTTGCCTGCGGTGTTCAAGCCGAAATAAAATATAAGGATAAATATGACCTTGCGCTGATCGTGTCCGATGTACCGGCCAGCGCATCCGGTGTATATACCCGGAATGTGGTAAAAGCCCATCCGTTGGTATTGACTGAAAACCACCTGCAGAAGGGGAAGGCCCAAGCGGTTGTTGTCAACAGTGGGAATGCCAATGCCTGCATGGGTGAGATCGGCGATCAAGCCGCCATGGAAATGGTAAAAAAGACAGCGCAGGAACTGGGGCTTTCCCCCGAGGATATTGTGGTATCCTCAACCGGCGTCATTGGACAGCCGCTTCCCCTGGAGAAGGTCGTCCCGGGTATTCATTTAGCCGCAGAAAAGATTGCTTCACTAAAAGGGAGCAACGATACCGGTGCGAAAATGGAAGCAGCCCATCATGCCGCGTTGGCTATTATGACCACCGATACCATGGTTAAGGAGATGGCGTTTGAGCTCGAATGTGCCAAGGGCAGCATTAAGCTGGGGATCATCGCCAAGGGATCCGGGATGATCCATCCCAATATGGGCACCATGCTTGGTTTTATTACCACGGATGCCAAGGTTGAGGCGTCTGCATTGAAATCGTTGCTCAAAGAGGCCACGGATGAAAGCTTCAATATGGTCACCGTGGATGGCGATACCAGCACCAATGATATGGTCGTCATGTTAGCCAACGGAATGTCCGGGATTCAGCCGGAAGGTACCGATTGGGAGAATTTCTCGGCAATGGTGCGTCACGCCTGTTGTTTGATGGCCCAAGCCATCGCCCGGGATGGCGAGGGTGCCAGCAAATTTATTGAAGCGAAAGTGACCGGAGCCGCTTCACTGGACGCGGCAAGGCAAATTGCTCGCAGTATATGCGGGTCGAATTTGGTTAAATCGGCCATGTATGGTGAAGATGCCAATTGGGGCAGGATTCTCGCCGCCGCGGGTTATTCCGGCGCGACGTTTGATCCCAAGCAAGCGGATATCTATTTAAACGGACTTCAAGTAGCAGCCCATGGCCAGGGTCTGGCTTTTTCGGAAAATGACGCTGCCGCACTGTTAAAGAAAGCGGACATTGTGGTCGAAGTCGTTCTTGGCGACGGGGATTACAGCGCTGTTGCCTGGGGTTGTGACCTTACTCATAAGTATATTGATATTAATGCAGACTACCGAACCTGA
- a CDS encoding helix-turn-helix domain-containing protein, translated as MMQKLLQDLHIGANIQRLRKSLNYSQTDMVTKLQLLGRSMSRANYAHIEQGVRNIYVSDLILFKEIFDVDYEEFFKGLTPERVSKES; from the coding sequence ATGATGCAAAAATTATTACAAGATCTGCATATTGGGGCAAATATTCAACGTTTAAGAAAAAGCCTCAACTATTCCCAAACGGATATGGTAACCAAGCTTCAATTATTAGGCCGTTCCATGTCAAGGGCAAATTATGCCCATATTGAGCAAGGAGTCAGGAACATCTATGTCAGCGATCTGATTTTATTTAAGGAGATTTTTGATGTTGATTATGAAGAGTTTTTTAAGGGATTAACCCCAGAAAGGGTTAGCAAAGAATCCTAA
- the argB gene encoding acetylglutamate kinase — protein MNNLDKATVLIEALPYIQKFTGSTVVIKYGGHAMIDKELKEKVMLDILLLHSVGIRPVIVHGGGPEINAMLKRVGKESTFIQGLRVTDKETMEIAAMVLVGKLNTEIVSLLNGFGGKAVGLNGQDAKLLVAEKKPMQLENEDGQVEEIDLGYVGEIKKVTPGIITSLLDQGYIPVISPLAGGDDGESYNVNADTAAGTIAGALKADKFLLLTDVKGIMRDINDPDSLISVIERREVPAMMAAGIFKGGMIPKVECAVDALEQGAGTVHVLDGRQPHAILLELFTDGGIGTMIK, from the coding sequence ATGAATAACTTGGATAAAGCGACTGTTTTGATCGAGGCGCTGCCCTATATTCAGAAATTTACAGGAAGCACGGTTGTGATCAAATACGGCGGCCATGCCATGATCGATAAAGAATTAAAAGAAAAGGTAATGTTGGATATCTTGCTTTTGCACTCGGTGGGCATCCGACCGGTTATTGTCCATGGCGGCGGACCGGAAATTAATGCCATGCTGAAACGTGTCGGTAAAGAAAGCACCTTCATCCAAGGCTTGCGTGTTACGGATAAGGAGACGATGGAAATCGCCGCTATGGTCCTTGTCGGTAAACTGAATACAGAGATTGTGTCCTTGTTGAATGGTTTCGGCGGCAAAGCCGTTGGCTTGAACGGACAGGATGCCAAACTGCTGGTGGCGGAGAAAAAACCGATGCAATTAGAGAACGAAGACGGACAGGTGGAGGAAATCGATCTTGGCTATGTCGGTGAAATAAAAAAAGTCACCCCCGGGATCATCACCAGCCTGCTCGATCAGGGATATATTCCCGTTATTTCGCCATTGGCCGGCGGTGATGACGGAGAAAGCTACAATGTGAACGCCGATACGGCGGCCGGAACTATTGCCGGGGCGTTAAAAGCGGATAAATTCCTTCTGCTCACGGATGTCAAAGGGATCATGCGGGACATCAACGACCCGGATTCACTGATTTCGGTGATCGAGCGGCGTGAAGTCCCGGCGATGATGGCTGCCGGGATATTCAAAGGCGGTATGATACCAAAAGTTGAATGTGCTGTAGACGCTTTGGAACAAGGAGCCGGCACAGTTCATGTTCTGGACGGGCGACAGCCCCACGCGATACTGCTCGAGCTGTTTACCGACGGCGGGATCGGAACGATGATCAAATAA
- a CDS encoding Fic family protein translates to MEYLTVKQASERWGISDRRVRVLCEEGRIHGVIRKGRSYLIPADTLKPIDGRSLRGKEIPEQYAALFASVDGMKAELDRRRPLTSGELKRLQDEFLVEFTYNSNAIEGNTLTLQETALALEGVTIDQKPLKDHLEAVGHRDAFLYVVSLVSEKVLVSERIIREIHALVLIDRPEDKGVYRRIPVKIMGAHHEPMQPYLIPVQMERLIAELANHNRHVIEKAALFHLNFEGIHPFIDGNGRTGRLILNLMLMQAGYPPIDVKFSDRRKYYACFDSYYLDNDASPMVNMVGEYVKERLSQYLNLLQD, encoded by the coding sequence ATGGAATACTTAACGGTAAAACAGGCTTCGGAGCGCTGGGGCATATCCGATCGGCGTGTTCGCGTGCTTTGTGAGGAGGGGCGGATACACGGTGTAATCAGAAAAGGACGTTCTTATCTTATTCCGGCAGATACACTAAAGCCAATTGACGGACGCAGTCTCCGTGGCAAGGAGATTCCGGAACAATATGCGGCACTCTTTGCGTCTGTCGATGGGATGAAGGCGGAGCTTGACCGTCGGCGTCCGCTGACAAGCGGGGAATTAAAGCGTTTGCAGGACGAATTCCTCGTGGAATTCACGTACAACTCAAACGCGATTGAGGGTAACACGCTGACACTTCAGGAAACGGCACTTGCCTTGGAGGGCGTGACAATTGACCAAAAACCGCTCAAAGATCATTTGGAGGCGGTGGGACATCGCGATGCATTCCTTTATGTCGTTTCTCTTGTCAGTGAAAAGGTTCTTGTTTCGGAACGGATTATACGTGAAATTCACGCGCTTGTTTTGATTGACAGACCGGAAGACAAGGGTGTATATAGGAGAATTCCAGTAAAGATCATGGGTGCACACCATGAACCTATGCAACCTTATCTTATTCCTGTTCAAATGGAGCGGTTAATTGCGGAGTTAGCCAACCATAACCGGCATGTCATAGAAAAGGCAGCGCTGTTTCATTTGAATTTTGAGGGAATCCATCCGTTTATAGACGGAAACGGGCGTACCGGTCGGTTGATATTGAACCTCATGCTCATGCAGGCGGGCTACCCGCCCATTGATGTGAAATTTTCCGACAGGAGAAAATATTACGCCTGTTTTGACAGTTATTATCTGGACAATGATGCGTCGCCGATGGTGAATATGGTCGGAGAGTATGTAAAAGAAAGACTTTCACAGTATTTGAACCTATTGCAGGATTAA
- a CDS encoding DUF3102 domain-containing protein: MMQIFDECEAKLQVSSEGQEISDSSPVTNLTYTNTQALIILGLPEEERDEFIAENDAGNMSKQQLQQAVSMRNQDLADNDDLQKVCAEQKDKITKLSDERDRAKKEAIENLQAVWAEQGNVL, translated from the coding sequence ATGATGCAAATCTTCGATGAATGTGAGGCTAAACTGCAAGTCTCATCCGAAGGTCAGGAAATATCAGATTCGTCACCAGTGACGAATCTGACCTACACCAACACCCAAGCACTCATTATTCTCGGGCTCCCGGAAGAGGAACGGGATGAGTTTATCGCTGAGAATGACGCAGGCAACATGAGTAAGCAGCAGCTGCAGCAGGCAGTATCTATGAGAAACCAGGATCTTGCCGATAATGATGACCTGCAGAAAGTCTGTGCTGAGCAAAAAGATAAAATCACTAAATTATCCGATGAGCGCGATCGGGCAAAAAAAGAAGCCATTGAAAACCTGCAAGCGGTATGGGCCGAGCAGGGAAATGTTTTGTAG
- the argC gene encoding N-acetyl-gamma-glutamyl-phosphate reductase, with product MITIGILGVTGYTGQELLRLLNNHPEVKVTYLGSSSSAGKRISDICPHFQDSVDTVLETEDVPDVDVVFMALPHGIASARARELLQRGIKIIDLGADFRLKDVATYESWYRVAHADPTLLKEAVYGLPELYREQITGKTLIANPGCYPTASQLALVPLLRAGLIEMNGIIIDAKSGVSGAGRGIVQNLHYSEVNENFKAYGVGVHRHTPEIEQQLSDAVNSPVVINFTPHLVPMTRGILTTIYAAITSGVSEEDLKNCWHLMYDNEPFIHVMPEGEWPQTKYAYGSNHAYLQLRYDPRTNRVVLVSAIDNLVKGASGQAIQNMNILFGLPETTGLQHTALWP from the coding sequence ATGATCACGATTGGCATTCTTGGCGTAACCGGCTATACAGGACAGGAACTGCTTCGATTATTGAATAATCACCCCGAGGTCAAGGTAACTTACCTTGGCTCCTCGAGCTCAGCAGGTAAACGTATTTCAGATATATGCCCCCATTTTCAGGATAGTGTGGATACCGTACTGGAGACAGAAGACGTACCTGATGTCGATGTCGTCTTCATGGCCTTGCCGCATGGCATTGCATCGGCCAGGGCAAGGGAGCTGCTGCAGCGAGGTATTAAGATTATCGACCTTGGCGCCGATTTTCGGCTAAAAGACGTTGCGACCTATGAGAGTTGGTACAGGGTAGCTCACGCGGACCCTACGCTCTTGAAGGAGGCTGTCTACGGGCTGCCTGAACTTTACCGAGAACAAATCACCGGCAAAACCCTGATAGCCAATCCGGGCTGTTATCCGACAGCATCCCAGTTAGCACTCGTACCGCTGCTTCGCGCAGGGCTGATTGAAATGAACGGCATCATTATTGACGCGAAATCAGGCGTCTCAGGGGCTGGACGCGGGATCGTCCAAAACCTGCATTATTCTGAAGTGAACGAAAATTTTAAAGCGTATGGGGTTGGCGTTCACCGACACACACCGGAAATCGAACAGCAATTAAGTGATGCGGTAAATTCACCGGTGGTTATTAACTTTACGCCTCACCTCGTACCGATGACACGCGGGATACTGACAACGATTTATGCCGCCATCACGAGCGGCGTCAGTGAAGAGGATCTGAAGAACTGCTGGCATTTGATGTACGACAATGAACCGTTTATCCATGTGATGCCGGAAGGTGAATGGCCTCAGACAAAATACGCCTACGGCAGCAACCACGCCTATCTGCAGCTTCGATATGATCCGCGCACCAACCGCGTTGTCCTTGTCTCGGCCATCGATAATCTCGTTAAAGGAGCATCCGGCCAAGCCATTCAGAATATGAACATCCTGTTCGGGCTCCCCGAAACCACCGGCCTCCAACACACCGCCCTCTGGCCGTAG